The Thermotoga neapolitana DSM 4359 sequence GGCACCGACTGCCGTCACTCCGGCGGAAGGATGAACACGATCGGGCCCAAAGTCAGGCTTCCACATGGGATCCTTTATCTTTTCGAAGAACCCTTCGAACTCACCTCGCCTGATGTTTGCGAGATTTTCCCTTTCAGGGTGTGTGGCGGATTTCTCGTAGAGATAAACCGGCACACCTAGTTCTTCGCCAATCCTTTTTCCCAGGATTTTCGAATACTGGACACACTCGTCCATCGTCACGTTGTAGAGAGGAACAAGAGGAATGACGTCTGCTGCTCCCATTCTCGGATGCTGCCCTGTGTGGTTTCTAAGATCGATCAATTCCACCGCTTTCTTGGTCATGTCAAAGAGGGCATTTATGAGGTTTTCAGGTTCTCCCACAAGGGTCACAACCGATCTGTTGTGATCTGCGTCCATGGACCAGTCGAGAACCCAGACCCTGTCGTATTTTTTGGCCTCGGCTACGATCTTTTCAACCACTTCTTTCCTTCTTCCTTCGCTGAAGTTTGGAACGGATTCCACCAGCTTCAACTCACTTCCCCCCTAGCTCTGCCAGTCTGTTCTTCAGCGAGAGGATGAACTCTTCGTAGGTCTTTCCATCATCTGGATAACACACGTAGACGTATTCGAAACTCTGTGAAAGTTTTTCCTTCATCCTTCCTGTAACAGCAGTGATCCCATGCTTTCCCGTAAGTGTTAGAACGAAGACGTATTCGCTGGCAGAAATCGGCAGAATGTAATCCGTCTCTCTGAAGAACTTTTTGATTGCCTCGTAATTCCTCATCACACCGTTGAATCTAACGTACATGACACAGAAATGTCCTCCGGCTCTGCTGCAGCGCTTTATCTCT is a genomic window containing:
- the ftcD gene encoding glutamate formimidoyltransferase, translated to MKLVESVPNFSEGRRKEVVEKIVAEAKKYDRVWVLDWSMDADHNRSVVTLVGEPENLINALFDMTKKAVELIDLRNHTGQHPRMGAADVIPLVPLYNVTMDECVQYSKILGKRIGEELGVPVYLYEKSATHPERENLANIRRGEFEGFFEKIKDPMWKPDFGPDRVHPSAGVTAVGAREFLIAFNVNLGTGDVRIAEKIAKAIRFSSGGLRYVKAIGIELKEKGIVQVSINITNHKKTPLYRVFEMIKMEAERYGVPVLSSEIVGLFPLDSLIQTVSYYLRTNLNSKKVIESNLLDILVKEAGK